One segment of Rubripirellula amarantea DNA contains the following:
- a CDS encoding tetratricopeptide repeat protein: protein MKLPQSSRILHCVIAIAITSVCGCAMWGSSNEAIIRVQASRDPVKAKRLTLAGVKALDAQNIDGATQKFMSAINADETYGPAHNNLGLLHYEQGNLYQAVLAFEHAMEYMPSDPIVYYNLAITLEAAGKVHDAMDLYLQAVDMDPVNPVFLGNLVRLQIRLGETGPIVKTRLEDLVLIETRPDWRRWADHKLAIEFNDSLDRGPETPDFNPNGANDAKKVEFRIEDRVIELTPDRPGSASQSRTPRSDELKLNQPNFDLESERSETLRNIPSPDPQSHLPARSPVPANSTVHLRSTVQPRSTVQPIRDSRPIEITPPAYPSDESPRMMIQPDFFQN, encoded by the coding sequence ATGAAGCTCCCCCAATCGTCTCGAATCCTCCACTGTGTGATCGCCATCGCGATCACTAGCGTTTGCGGCTGCGCGATGTGGGGCAGTTCCAACGAAGCGATTATCCGCGTTCAAGCCTCTCGAGATCCCGTGAAGGCCAAACGTTTGACGTTAGCTGGCGTCAAAGCACTCGACGCTCAAAACATAGACGGTGCAACCCAGAAGTTCATGTCCGCGATCAACGCGGATGAAACCTATGGTCCCGCGCACAACAACCTCGGTCTGCTGCACTACGAACAAGGGAACTTGTACCAAGCGGTGCTCGCTTTCGAGCACGCCATGGAATACATGCCCTCGGATCCGATTGTCTACTATAACCTCGCGATCACGCTCGAAGCGGCAGGCAAGGTGCACGACGCGATGGACCTTTACCTTCAGGCGGTCGACATGGATCCCGTCAATCCCGTGTTCCTTGGCAACCTTGTCCGGTTGCAAATTCGTTTAGGTGAAACTGGTCCGATCGTCAAAACGCGATTAGAGGATCTGGTCTTAATCGAAACTCGTCCCGATTGGCGGCGTTGGGCGGATCACAAACTCGCAATCGAATTCAATGACAGCCTCGACCGCGGTCCCGAAACCCCTGACTTCAATCCCAACGGAGCCAACGACGCGAAGAAAGTGGAGTTCCGAATCGAAGACCGAGTGATCGAGCTGACACCGGATCGACCGGGATCGGCTTCGCAATCTCGAACACCTAGATCAGACGAACTTAAGCTTAACCAGCCAAACTTCGATCTTGAATCAGAGAGATCGGAAACTCTCAGGAACATCCCTTCGCCTGACCCGCAGTCGCACTTGCCAGCGAGGTCGCCCGTACCAGCTAATTCAACCGTCCATCTCAGATCGACCGTCCAACCCAGATCGACCGTCCAGCCTATTCGCGACTCGCGTCCAATCGAGATCACTCCACCGGCCTATCCGTCGGACGAATCACCCCGCATGATGATTCAGCCGGACTTCTTTCAAAACTAA
- a CDS encoding DUF502 domain-containing protein, with the protein MNNENNETVDDLPSRRSGGFRRAVLRGLGVILPLLLTIAVLGYVWKTVDTYVFAPVESGIRHAWVWRIEDTKTVIPSEATALGTNRLNGFTYDGQRYVPDPTGRRWFPEYVKKLVDDRADYFGPYAPPPASATAYWHRYVELEYLPRKYVVPIFLLVFTTVLYFLGRLFTFGLGRWFVHVFDQSILRIPLVNKVYGSVKQVTDFAFSEREIEFNRVVAIQYPSKGVWSLGFVTGNSLVEIADATGEPMLSVLMPTSPMPMTGFTVTVARSEAIDLNLTIDEAIQFIVSCGVVVPPNQRVDQIAAGKKRSNNPIIHAKLDSSTESNQHQR; encoded by the coding sequence GTGAATAACGAAAATAACGAGACCGTCGACGATCTTCCCTCTCGCCGTTCGGGCGGATTTCGCCGTGCAGTGTTGCGAGGGCTCGGTGTTATCCTGCCGTTGCTGTTGACGATCGCGGTATTGGGTTATGTCTGGAAAACCGTCGACACCTATGTCTTCGCACCAGTGGAATCGGGAATTCGGCATGCTTGGGTTTGGCGGATCGAAGACACGAAAACAGTGATTCCTTCGGAAGCGACCGCCTTGGGGACTAACCGGCTCAATGGATTCACTTACGACGGGCAACGCTACGTCCCCGATCCGACCGGTCGCCGCTGGTTTCCCGAGTACGTCAAAAAGCTTGTGGATGACCGCGCCGATTACTTCGGTCCCTATGCACCACCGCCAGCCTCAGCAACGGCGTACTGGCACCGCTATGTTGAACTGGAATACTTGCCTCGTAAGTACGTTGTCCCCATCTTCTTGCTTGTGTTCACAACGGTCCTGTATTTCCTAGGACGGCTGTTCACGTTCGGTTTGGGACGCTGGTTCGTGCACGTCTTTGATCAAAGCATCTTGCGCATCCCTTTGGTCAATAAGGTCTACGGAAGTGTGAAACAAGTGACCGACTTTGCGTTTAGCGAACGTGAAATCGAGTTCAATCGTGTGGTCGCGATTCAATATCCGAGCAAAGGAGTTTGGTCGCTTGGCTTTGTGACCGGAAACAGTTTGGTCGAGATTGCCGATGCTACGGGCGAACCGATGCTAAGCGTGTTGATGCCTACAAGTCCGATGCCGATGACCGGATTCACAGTCACGGTTGCTCGTAGCGAAGCCATCGACTTGAATTTGACGATCGACGAAGCGATTCAGTTCATCGTGAGCTGTGGCGTGGTTGTGCCGCCGAATCAACGTGTCGATCAAATTGCGGCTGGGAAGAAACGTAGCAACAATCCGATAATCCACGCGAAACTTGACTCATCGACCGAAAGTAACCAGCACCAGCGATAG
- a CDS encoding ComF family protein, whose amino-acid sequence MNLSENLSTPTSRLASISGVLQPWMRFPGKFAAMVAHGSMDLVLPPSCAFCSGIVGLGQDFCDSCEPALTYSQAVMRRACIRCGMPMPRLAERETDKVDSSVVREDADSIGEHPLINSDHATSEGDCLEGDRLEGDRLEGDRLEGDRLPEQVSQRPSEASTQGQFAEPGCGHCHGQSQSFDRVIPLWIYRNTVCDAVVASKYAHNTPLANAIGTRLGATVLERLGDHLPDEVSFVPSHFTRQISRGGIGSQTVAQVVAKIIGKPVLERTRITRKIAKQAWLADDERKRNVDGAFVIRNSYAFPRPPKIADRHILLVDDVLTTGATANEMAGVLKEAGAREVTLAVVARAVRG is encoded by the coding sequence ATGAACCTGTCGGAAAATCTGTCGACTCCTACGTCTCGCCTTGCCAGCATCAGCGGCGTTTTGCAGCCTTGGATGCGGTTCCCGGGCAAATTTGCGGCCATGGTCGCGCACGGGTCGATGGACCTCGTGTTGCCGCCTTCCTGTGCATTTTGCTCAGGAATTGTTGGGCTCGGACAAGATTTTTGTGATTCCTGTGAACCCGCTTTGACGTATTCCCAAGCTGTGATGCGGCGGGCCTGCATTCGTTGTGGGATGCCGATGCCGCGATTGGCGGAACGTGAGACTGATAAGGTGGATAGCTCAGTCGTTCGCGAGGATGCGGATTCCATTGGTGAACATCCATTGATCAATAGTGATCACGCGACATCCGAGGGTGATTGTTTGGAGGGTGATCGTTTGGAGGGTGATCGTTTGGAGGGTGATCGTTTGGAGGGTGATCGTCTGCCAGAGCAGGTCAGTCAACGACCTAGCGAAGCTTCGACACAGGGCCAATTCGCCGAACCTGGGTGTGGACATTGTCACGGCCAATCTCAGTCGTTTGACCGTGTTATTCCGCTTTGGATTTACCGCAACACCGTTTGCGATGCCGTTGTCGCATCCAAGTACGCGCACAACACCCCCTTGGCCAATGCGATTGGGACGCGATTGGGAGCAACGGTGTTGGAACGGTTGGGCGATCATTTGCCCGATGAAGTGAGCTTCGTGCCTTCTCATTTCACCCGACAGATTTCCCGCGGAGGCATCGGAAGCCAGACGGTCGCTCAGGTGGTCGCCAAAATCATCGGCAAACCCGTCTTGGAACGAACTCGAATAACTCGCAAAATTGCTAAGCAGGCTTGGCTGGCTGACGATGAAAGAAAGAGAAACGTTGACGGTGCCTTTGTCATCAGAAACAGCTATGCTTTTCCTAGACCTCCCAAAATCGCCGACCGGCATATCCTGTTGGTGGACGATGTACTGACCACCGGGGCAACGGCCAACGAGATGGCTGGGGTGTTGAAAGAGGCAGGTGCACGCGAGGTAACGTTGGCGGTCGTTGCACGAGCGGTTCGCGGCTAA
- a CDS encoding RNA polymerase sigma factor, which translates to MNFTDNTIFNNTDFKNPESLCNEARTVADLVRSAQAGDRDAFGLLFERYRGAIVALAMRRVRNVDEAEELAQDVFIQAMQKIDQLRVPEAFGGWLRRIVHRMAINRMTRSRIALACDPDTLQANCLSTESPEDSAQDREEAASVRDHIDRLGSLDQQTLTAFYLQSKTLIEMSNEFDAPVGTIKRRLHVARKRLAKEMEVMQAV; encoded by the coding sequence ATGAATTTCACCGACAACACGATCTTCAACAATACTGACTTCAAGAACCCTGAAAGCCTCTGCAACGAAGCGCGAACGGTTGCTGACTTGGTCCGCAGCGCTCAAGCTGGTGACCGAGACGCCTTCGGTTTGCTTTTCGAACGATACCGTGGTGCAATCGTGGCATTGGCAATGCGACGAGTTCGTAACGTGGATGAAGCCGAAGAGTTGGCTCAAGATGTATTCATCCAAGCGATGCAAAAGATCGATCAGTTGCGAGTGCCCGAGGCCTTTGGTGGCTGGTTGCGACGAATCGTTCACCGCATGGCGATCAACCGAATGACTCGTAGTCGAATTGCTCTGGCATGTGATCCAGATACGTTGCAAGCGAACTGCTTGTCGACGGAATCGCCAGAGGACTCGGCTCAAGATCGCGAGGAAGCGGCATCAGTTCGTGACCACATCGATCGACTTGGTTCGCTCGACCAGCAAACGCTGACGGCGTTCTACTTGCAAAGCAAAACGTTGATCGAAATGAGCAATGAATTCGACGCGCCCGTGGGAACGATCAAACGTCGTTTGCACGTCGCTCGAAAGCGATTGGCAAAGGAAATGGAAGTCATGCAAGCCGTTTGA
- a CDS encoding PVC-type heme-binding CxxCH protein: MRLSLPLPFLLSLLLLVFSVHHQVESAETWQIQEGDHLCLVGNALGERLQHHNEWESQLHLRFPSHELVVRNLCFPGDEPFERIRSENFGEPDQHLRHSAASAILYFFGFNESFDGAAGVADFTEDLTRLVNETKAKDYGRGAPRIALVTPIAFEDTGDPKLPDADARNENIKLYRDAIIQVAADTGVVVADVYSPTLELFADTPERLTLNGCHLNEVGYAAFAKILNDALFGPASVTPVSAELKAAVDDKNFHWWHRYRAVNGFSIYGGRGKAGTDGSGTYNNTDVMERERAILDQMTANRDQRVWALASGQSVDDSIDDSNTLPFLNPTTNVGGANDENAKRGKLGSLEYLTALEQQELFDVHEDFEIQLVASEEEFPELANPVALNFDNQGRLMVATMPSYPHWKPKTKLDDKILILKDVDQDGKTDEVKVFAGELHQPTGFEVTADGVWVAEQPDILLLTDTDGDDVADVRTRKLFGFDTADSHHGISAFEWGPGGNLYFQEGTFKFSQVETPYGLRRLSEAGVWRYHPKNENLDVFSNFAFANPWGHVFDRWGQNFIGDASPGRSYFAAPISGRIDHPLKHPGGSQHRRIASIAGGDPSYQFPTFYPMRIRPLSGCAMISSRHFPDDMQGNFLVTNVIGDRGVLNHEVREDGSSFQGKEVAPLLLCRDGNFRPVDVQIAPDGSLYIVDWHNALIGHLQHNLRDPSRDHSHGRIWRIKHKTRPLLDPPRIAGQPIFDLLDLLKSPEDRTRYRARRELASRDSNEVAAAIKTWVDDLPSDDPEYQHHLMEGLWMLQTHHVIDESMLDRMLQSPDHRARAAATRVLSFWLDDVVDPLSKLELCIHDEHPRVRLEAVRALSYMQGDEVIRLALAVLDHDMDKFLQYTLDEAMRRYEQISPDGLRLYSDVSLEAVAYQVNRLSDHALLASKRDSSDPNSIPLYTEILKRSAITPQQREEAVMSLAKLTGSSPVSVLLDAIGRLDSKSAAEMAAANKLASRLFEVEPRELKSQLGEIKSRVQSTSGIQRSAAIAACILAGDESKVFDLASKNKAATIDYFVSISMLPKVEQRNALRHRVAPVIASQSPPSVRRAALKAIGSISENSQESFSLVAPLVGDPGFHNIAIDTLLKLPRGSADEATGKALLEELVVGAEKTPPAKRTTREFTAAMQLADRLMGAVPADLAKSARERLREITVRLIRIKTVEEEMRYDLEYFAVQAGRPVQIVLENHDLMPHNLVITQPGALKEVAGLGLQAGPNGGWKNLPYVPKSDLVIQATGMVDANRETRLTFKAPDTPGEYPYVCTFPQHWYRMYGVMVVVDDLDAFLRDPVKPANPIGSNRTFIANWSMSDFDNIEEGLKGRSAEIGSRIFVEASCAGCHKAEGVGGVVGPDLTDLYARVKGDHAAVLRSILDPSHTVDEKYAMRKILTFDGKSLAGVVVAEDDDTVELIMGAEASAPTVIAKDDIDVMQVSTISMMPKALMDQFTKDEVFELMSYLKHINDTNASAK; this comes from the coding sequence ATGCGATTGTCGTTGCCGCTTCCCTTTTTGTTGAGTCTGCTGCTCTTAGTTTTCTCAGTTCATCACCAGGTCGAATCCGCCGAAACGTGGCAGATCCAGGAAGGCGATCATCTTTGTCTGGTGGGAAACGCTCTGGGCGAACGGTTGCAGCACCACAACGAGTGGGAATCGCAGTTGCATCTTCGGTTTCCAAGCCACGAGCTCGTCGTGCGAAATCTTTGTTTCCCAGGCGACGAACCCTTCGAGCGAATTCGCTCCGAAAATTTTGGCGAACCTGACCAACACCTGCGTCACAGTGCCGCGTCTGCGATTTTGTATTTTTTCGGATTCAATGAATCATTCGATGGGGCTGCTGGGGTAGCCGACTTCACTGAAGATTTAACTCGTTTGGTGAACGAAACGAAAGCAAAGGATTACGGCCGCGGTGCACCACGGATTGCCTTGGTAACTCCGATCGCCTTTGAAGATACCGGTGATCCGAAATTGCCCGACGCAGACGCTCGAAACGAGAATATTAAGCTGTACCGCGACGCGATCATTCAGGTCGCCGCGGATACCGGCGTAGTCGTGGCTGATGTTTATTCGCCCACGTTAGAGTTGTTCGCTGATACGCCAGAACGTTTGACGTTGAATGGTTGTCACTTGAACGAAGTTGGCTACGCAGCGTTCGCAAAGATCTTGAACGATGCGTTATTTGGTCCGGCATCGGTAACGCCAGTCAGTGCCGAGTTGAAGGCCGCCGTTGACGATAAGAATTTCCACTGGTGGCATCGTTATCGCGCGGTGAATGGCTTTTCGATATACGGCGGCCGTGGAAAAGCGGGCACGGATGGTTCGGGGACATACAACAACACGGACGTGATGGAACGCGAACGAGCGATCCTCGACCAGATGACCGCGAACCGTGACCAGCGTGTCTGGGCGTTGGCGAGTGGCCAGTCGGTTGATGATTCCATCGACGATTCCAACACCCTGCCCTTCTTGAACCCGACCACGAATGTGGGTGGCGCGAACGACGAGAACGCCAAACGCGGCAAGCTCGGTTCCTTGGAATACTTAACCGCCCTGGAACAGCAGGAACTCTTTGACGTCCACGAGGACTTCGAAATTCAATTGGTCGCATCCGAAGAAGAGTTTCCCGAACTCGCCAATCCCGTGGCACTGAATTTTGACAACCAGGGGCGTTTGATGGTGGCCACGATGCCGTCGTATCCTCACTGGAAACCCAAGACAAAGCTGGACGACAAGATTCTGATTTTGAAAGACGTCGACCAGGACGGGAAAACCGACGAAGTGAAGGTTTTCGCTGGCGAACTTCATCAGCCGACGGGATTCGAGGTCACTGCCGATGGCGTTTGGGTCGCTGAACAACCTGATATTTTGCTGTTGACCGATACGGACGGCGACGATGTTGCCGATGTTCGAACCCGAAAGTTGTTTGGATTTGACACTGCTGATTCGCACCACGGAATCTCGGCGTTTGAATGGGGGCCGGGTGGGAATTTGTACTTCCAAGAAGGCACGTTCAAGTTTTCTCAGGTCGAGACACCTTATGGCCTTCGAAGACTCAGCGAAGCCGGCGTTTGGCGGTATCACCCCAAGAACGAGAACTTAGATGTTTTCAGCAACTTTGCCTTCGCAAATCCCTGGGGACATGTGTTCGATCGTTGGGGGCAAAACTTTATCGGCGATGCTTCCCCAGGACGATCGTACTTTGCAGCTCCGATTTCCGGCCGCATTGATCATCCGTTAAAGCATCCAGGTGGCAGCCAGCACCGTCGCATTGCGTCCATTGCCGGTGGTGACCCCTCTTACCAATTCCCCACCTTCTATCCGATGCGAATTCGGCCGTTGTCAGGGTGCGCGATGATTTCGAGTCGTCATTTCCCCGATGACATGCAAGGCAACTTTTTGGTGACCAATGTGATCGGTGACCGAGGCGTGCTTAATCATGAAGTGCGAGAGGATGGTTCGAGCTTCCAAGGCAAAGAGGTTGCTCCTTTGCTGCTTTGTCGTGATGGCAACTTCCGGCCCGTCGACGTTCAAATCGCTCCCGATGGCTCGCTCTACATAGTCGATTGGCACAATGCGTTGATCGGCCACCTGCAGCACAATCTGCGAGACCCCAGTCGCGACCACAGTCACGGTCGAATTTGGCGAATCAAACATAAGACTCGTCCGTTGCTGGATCCTCCTCGAATCGCGGGACAACCGATTTTCGATTTGTTGGACTTGTTGAAGTCACCCGAAGATCGCACCAGGTATCGCGCCCGTCGTGAATTGGCATCTCGGGACTCAAACGAAGTGGCAGCGGCCATCAAGACTTGGGTCGACGATCTGCCTTCGGATGATCCAGAGTACCAGCATCATCTGATGGAAGGGCTTTGGATGTTGCAGACTCACCATGTCATTGACGAGTCGATGCTCGATCGGATGCTCCAATCCCCCGATCACAGAGCACGCGCCGCCGCCACCCGAGTCCTGTCGTTCTGGCTAGATGACGTCGTTGATCCTTTGTCAAAACTTGAGTTGTGCATTCACGATGAGCATCCTCGCGTGCGACTCGAAGCGGTTCGTGCGCTTAGTTACATGCAGGGCGACGAAGTCATTCGACTTGCTCTCGCGGTGCTTGACCACGACATGGATAAGTTCTTGCAATACACGCTCGACGAAGCGATGCGTCGCTACGAACAAATCAGTCCTGATGGTTTGCGGTTGTATTCCGATGTTAGCCTTGAAGCGGTTGCGTACCAAGTCAATCGCTTAAGTGACCACGCATTGTTAGCGTCGAAGCGAGATTCTAGCGACCCTAACTCGATTCCTTTGTACACAGAAATTCTTAAGCGTTCCGCGATCACGCCTCAGCAACGGGAGGAAGCTGTGATGTCGCTCGCAAAACTGACCGGTTCGAGTCCGGTTTCAGTCTTGCTGGATGCCATTGGGCGTTTGGATTCCAAGTCGGCTGCTGAAATGGCGGCGGCCAACAAGTTGGCTAGTCGCTTGTTTGAGGTCGAACCACGTGAATTGAAATCGCAACTGGGAGAAATCAAATCGAGAGTTCAATCGACAAGCGGAATTCAGCGTTCTGCAGCGATTGCTGCTTGTATCTTGGCGGGTGACGAATCGAAAGTATTTGATCTGGCATCGAAGAATAAAGCTGCAACCATAGATTATTTCGTGTCAATCTCGATGTTGCCAAAGGTTGAACAACGCAATGCGTTGAGGCACCGGGTAGCCCCCGTTATTGCATCCCAGAGTCCTCCGAGTGTTCGCCGAGCGGCTCTGAAAGCGATCGGTTCAATCAGCGAAAACAGCCAAGAATCGTTTTCGCTTGTTGCACCGTTGGTCGGTGATCCTGGTTTTCACAACATTGCCATCGATACGCTTTTGAAGTTACCGCGTGGTTCGGCGGACGAAGCGACGGGCAAGGCGTTGTTGGAAGAGTTGGTAGTCGGAGCTGAAAAAACACCGCCCGCGAAACGTACGACTCGTGAATTTACCGCAGCGATGCAATTGGCAGATCGTTTGATGGGGGCGGTGCCAGCGGATCTGGCCAAGTCCGCTCGCGAGCGCTTGCGAGAGATCACGGTGCGTTTGATTCGTATCAAGACCGTCGAAGAAGAAATGAGATACGATCTGGAGTACTTCGCCGTTCAAGCTGGCCGGCCGGTACAGATTGTTCTAGAGAACCACGATTTGATGCCTCACAACTTGGTCATTACCCAGCCCGGCGCATTGAAGGAAGTCGCGGGGTTGGGATTGCAAGCGGGACCAAACGGCGGTTGGAAAAATTTACCCTACGTGCCCAAGTCGGACCTTGTTATTCAGGCAACCGGCATGGTCGACGCGAATCGCGAAACGCGATTGACCTTCAAAGCTCCTGACACACCAGGGGAATACCCGTACGTTTGCACATTCCCTCAACACTGGTACCGAATGTATGGCGTCATGGTGGTGGTCGATGATCTGGATGCTTTTCTGCGTGATCCTGTCAAACCGGCAAATCCCATCGGCAGCAATCGTACGTTTATTGCCAATTGGTCCATGAGCGATTTCGATAACATCGAAGAAGGTCTTAAAGGGAGGTCTGCCGAAATTGGCAGTCGTATTTTCGTCGAAGCTTCCTGTGCCGGATGCCACAAGGCAGAAGGAGTCGGTGGCGTTGTTGGACCCGACTTGACGGACTTGTACGCTCGCGTCAAAGGAGACCACGCGGCAGTGCTGCGATCGATTCTCGATCCTTCTCACACCGTTGATGAAAAGTACGCAATGCGAAAAATATTGACCTTCGATGGCAAGTCGTTGGCCGGTGTTGTCGTCGCGGAAGATGACGACACAGTCGAGCTAATCATGGGAGCCGAAGCATCGGCACCGACCGTGATTGCCAAGGATGATATCGACGTGATGCAGGTATCAACCATTTCGATGATGCCCAAGGCATTGATGGATCAGTTCACGAAGGATGAAGTGTTTGAGTTGATGTCATATCTGAAGCACATCAACGACACTAATGCTTCGGCGAAGTAG